The Desulfohalobium retbaense DSM 5692 region AAACACATTGAAAGACTTCTAACCATTCATTCCAGCGGATCGCGCACCGCGTCCGCTGAATTCAAGCGTTAGATATTGGCTCATCGAAGTGGACGTGGAATCGTATGCTTGAGCTATAGCCCCCTGCTGCGCAATGTATTCTTCACGTCCTGCCCGGACAGTCGAAGATATTGCGCAGTCGTAAGCAGACTGGAATGTCCCAACAAATCCTGTACCGCCGTGACCGGCACTCCGGCACTCAATAACTCCATGGCCCTAGTGTGGCGCAAGGTGTGTGGGTGTGGAAAAAGCTCACGTCGCCCATCCATATACTCCTCCTCCAACATCCCTGCCTGATCAGCCAAATCATAAAACCGTTTTCGAAAATTCGACGCATCCAGGCTGAATAGTTTCCCCCGGATCTCGGGGTAGTCCATGAGATAGCTGGCGATCTCGCTGATGAGTTCCGGGACAACTGGTACCAGGCGTTTCTCGCCGGTTCCGCGTTTAAGGGTTGTGACCCTGATCTCGGATTCCCGGGTGTTGATGTCGAAATCGTCGCGGATCTGTAGCACTTCACCGAGCCTGGCCCCGGTATGGCGCAAGGTCAAAAATATGAGCCAGTGCCGGCCCCGGATTCGTCGTTTGGTCGGTGTCGGGGAGGCATCGAACCATTTGCGCCAGGTGTCCGTGAGCCGTTGCAGCTCGTCGGGCATGAGGTATTTGATTTTGAGTTTCCCGGTCTGAAAGATGGCCGGCGAGGACTGGGGAACGGCTGGGGCAATGCTCATGAACGCTCCATTTAAAATTTGCCTGTTTACCTATATGTTTTCGTGCATTTTTATCCGAAAATGGCCTGTTCGCCAAGGCCAATTGGCCCTTATGGGCTAGTTTTTTGATTATTTTTGCACGAAAATGCTTATTTTCGTGCAAAATTTAGCTGCGAGGAAATCCAAGCGGGGCGGCTTTCCTGTGGGTGGCAGAGCTATAGAAAGCGCCAGCAAATTTATAAGCCACATACGGCTAAAGCGTTAAGGGGCAGAAAGTCAACCTGGCTAACAAATATGCTGGCTTTGCGTTGTTCGAAGTACAACAAACCCTTTGATCGCTTCGTTGCCGCCTATGAAACAAGCCAACGGCAGGACGTAGGGCCGGCTCGACCACACCTCTTGCTATGTCAAGGTGTGGGGCGCAAGTAGCGAATACACCCGCTCAGCCCCACCTCTCGCTTTGTCAGGGGGGTGTCGCAAATAGCGAATGCCCCCTTCCGGATCGCTCTTCCTTACCCTTCAAAAATGGGTAAGTCCATACTGACCGATTTTAACGCACCATAACCGGTGCCCGGCAAATGGGGTACATTTCGACATCCACCACCCTTGCCCCCAGCAATCAATTTTGCTAGCAAAATTACGCGCCATCTATAATCTGTGTAGATGCCTGTTTAGTATATTTTTGTTGGGCAGTCTTAATAAGGCTTCAAACCTGTTTAAACTCTATTTAGCGATCCTAAATCGTTGATTATCATTTTATGAGTTAACCGGATTTCTCTAAAAAGTTTATATCGCTATTATTGATAACTTCAATACAGACTGGATAAAGGTTTTTTGGTTGCTTGACGCCTTCATCGTTTTTAAATTTCTGGGACCGTTTTTCCAATCCTTTCCGACAGCATAAAAATATGGCGAAATACGATCCTGCACACAATTTTTCCAAAATACAACAGAACAATGTTACAACAATTTTTATAGGTTTGCCCCTGCAGTATGAGATAGGAAGAAATGCCTCTCTGAGACGAAACCACTAGGATTTGGATGAGAAGAGACTTCAGCGGAGTGGTGCCAAAAAATCTATATTTACTGCATCAAGGCTTAATATACTCGTGATATCGGCTGGTTAATCTCAAGATGTTGTTGGTATTATACAAAAAACTAATAAGCTATGGTAGTTATAAATTTAAGATTTTATAAATAAAAAATAAATTTTATCAGAACATATGCATTCACTAACTACAATTTCAAAAAGGCTCCGAACATGTCAGAATTTACTAAGGATGAAATCTTGCTAAGGGCATGCAAGATTCTCGTTCAAAATTTTGCAAACCAAGTTGAAGAGCGTAGGGAAGTAGTCCACACCAGAATCTTTAGCTACTTCCTCCATCCTGAAATAAACTATGTGCACTATGGCCAATCTTCTTCTGTGACAAGCCACACAAAAAATCATACAGAGCATGCTGTCCCATGCTCTGTATTGATAAATGAATGCTTCAGATTGATAAAAGAGAATAAACTTACATATGATCAAATTTCTCATCTACTTAAAAAACACTGGAAAATAGTTACAATTACAAAAAAAGAATCCAGAAAGCTGGATTATTACTTAGGTTACAAATCAACAATGCCTACTAATTGGTCTTTTGAATATGGCGACACTTTTAAAAGATTTAATATTGCTAATATTAAACTGATCTCCGAAGTTTCTAAATTAAAATTGTAAACAGAGCCCGTAACAAAAAATTAAGGAGAAAACACATGGGTGAATTTATTCATATCGCTGAAAATATTGCTGGACATATCAATCACATAGCAGATAATCAAAAAATAAGCATTGAAGAGTTAGGTGAATTAGCTACAGAAGTTTCAGGAAAAAACGGAATAAATATTTACCCAGGTATTAAGGGGGCGAAATGTCATACCTTGTCCATTTTCATATCTTTATCCTCTCCTGCTTATGTAAAAGGAATGCGTGGCCATCTCTCATTTAGGCAAGCTATAGAAAAGATGGTGCAACACATGCAAGGTACATGCATAAATAAAACGAATATTGCAATTCTAATAACTGACAACTGGGACCCTGCTGCATTAGAAGAGTGGAGAGATAACTTGCACAAACTAGCCACAGCCGTTCATATTGAAACTTATTTAATTTCTGGAAAAAATGTTTCAGAGATATATGTATAAATACTTATATACCTATAAGCATCAATATCGAACAAAAATCAATATCCAATTTTCAATTTTTCGTTCATATTTTTATCGATGCATAAAACAGGCTAATTAATATGGATTTTTCTAATAATAACATTAGCTCTCTAGTGATATTGGGAACCGATATTCCAAGCTCAAAATTAAACGATTCAAAGATCGAAAACATCAATGGTTTAAAAGTCGATATCATACGATTTTGCGAATTAAATATAGAAAACATAAATAGATATGATGTAGCATTCTTCATGAACCCCAAAACCGATCAGCAAGAATTCACTAAAATACCAGGCAAAAATAAAAAAAAAGAAAAAGAAGTGCTTTTTTGCTTTTATATAGTTAACGAAAATCAAAAAATGGCAAAAAATCTACGATACAACGAGTCAATTATAATAACAGAAGAAAAAAATGAAATAGAAACAATGTTAACTTTAATCTACACAATATATTTTGAACATATGATTTCTATAGATTTACATGATTTAATTAATATTTTTGGGGGAAAATATTTTAAAAAAACAACGGTAAGCATTTCTGACATATATTCTCTTGGCCGATTATTAAATAAATTAAAACCAAAAATAAAACAAAATATAAAAAGCTCTTACAGAAACTTTGTACACATATCATTTCCTAATGGTCAAAAATATAAATTAAGCGACATTGAAAGTATAATGAATATTTACAATTTAGCCATGGAAAATTGTCCAAGTATTTATTTTAGTGACACATTGGTACACGACATTGTTAGCATTAAGTTAGATATTTTTTTCGAACATCAAGTTAGTAGATATCCATGAAGAGAAAGAATTATACGAGTCTAGCACTACCCTATGTACATGAAAATACATATTATCACGCTAATATGTGTATTGATAAAACACAAAATCGACACTTTTAAAATAAAATCAGCAGTATCATCGGTGACTTCATGTGAATGAAGTTCGCCGGCGAGGTAGGAGAAAAGCCAGATGTTCTTTGCTTGTATTTGTCTAAGAACCAGACCCGCATGGATTACAGCAAGATCTAGTGTGGTGGCTATCCTCTAGCCAGAGTGGCCATAGAAAGCGCTAGCAAGTTTATAGGCCACATACAGCTCAAGCGCTCAGGAGCGTGGTGGAAAGTCAAACTGGCCAACAATATATCCTGCTTTGTTTCTTTCGAGATACAACAACTCCTTTAATCGCTTTTTTGCCGTCTATAAAAAAATTAACGGCAGGGATTGGGGCCCACTCGCCCCCATCTATCGCTTTGTCAAGGTGTGGGCGCAAGTAGCGAATGCACTCCCAGGCTTTCACTGCACATCACCCGTTGTACGACCCTGGCCTTCATTTTGGCGGAGATACGCTGAGGCTTTTGGTTTTTTTGCTGCTGTCCGGGGGCCGGGGGCCGCGGCCCCCGGACAGCTATCGGTTTCCTGATCAGACCGTTGCGACATAAGGACATTTCCTTGAGTTTGAGGCGGTGATGCCATTGTCCCAAATCAGTGTCCAACAAAACTGTAACCCGGACCACCTGAGCGCTACGAATGACATGGATACACTGCGCGAAGCGCTTGCTGTGCTGGTGGACGAAGAACGCCCCATACAAGAAAGATTTTTAGAAGCCATAAATATGGCCTATGGCCTATCAGGAAATCGCCAAAATATTCGTTTTCAATCCACGAGCCAATCAAAAAAAAACAGCTATTATCAGCCGGTTTAAGCTAAATAATCTTCTAATATATTAGGAATTGTTATGGGTCATTTTATTTTTATCATGCTACACCTCATTGCTGTCCTTTTTGGTTTTGTATTTTTGATAATTACAATACCGTTGCACCTTATCTATTCCTCAACAAATAAATTCACTAAAGCAAAAAACTCTGCGTTTGATTATTCATCAAATAATGGTGTTTATGCTGAATGCCCTTTTTGTAAGCAAAAGATCAATAAGGATGCTTCAAAATGTCCGTATTGCCAAGAATGGGTTATTAATGATGGTCAAAAACCAAAAATAGTTGATAGTAGAGGTAGAAGGGTTAAGGTATGTCCCCACTGTGGCAGGAAAAACAAAGATGATGATTATATATGTATGTCTTGTAGTAAGCCTATATAGATGTCAGTATCAACTTAATGTTGCTTGAGCGTAAGAGCAAAAGCTCCAGGAACCGGCAGTGGATCCCAAAATAGCCATCAGGGAAAAGGCCGTAGTTTGCTTAGCCCGGATTTACGGTCTATTTTAGAAAATATCTAGCGATCACAGTATGTTAGTTTAAATCGACAACCAGTTATGGTCACTACATTTATTGGGTCTTTGTTTTCTTTGGGGCAGTGGGGATACTCCTGATGCCCATTGCGGCATAAATTTGGCTTTGCTGCTGAGTGGCTGTGGTGCAGTGCTGGATATGAACTACGCCACTGCCTTCCAGCGGAAAGCTTGAGGTCAAAATCCGGTGGGTATCCAACTGGGTATGGATTGTGTTCCACCGGCGCTGTATGCCCGCTTTGTGCAAATGGTGTTGAATCCATTGCAAAAGGTGGTACGCCAGCATTGTGATAAATATGTGGCCTTCAATCCTGTCTGAACGCTGGTGGAAGTTGGGACGCAGCCCAAGCTCGCTTTTTAAATTGCGAAAGGAGTCCTCCACCGTGGTCAGCATGACATACGTCTGCCAGATTTGCTCTGCGGAGAGATCTTTGCGGTCTGTGCGCAGGAAATAGGAGCCATCATAAGGTTTTCCGAGCCGGTTCTCATCGAACGCCCAGGTAATATCGACGGCGTATTCACCTTCGTTTTTGACCTGAATATCAAATCCCTTGGAGACGCGACTGTACTGCTTGCGTAATCTGCCGACGCGCTCCAGGACTTTGTCGTACTTTTTGAGCCGTCCCTTGAGTTCCAGACCGTCACGAAGGGCAGTCAGCTCCTTTTCCATTTTTGTCTGCGCCTGGCGGACCATGGCCCGCTCTTTTTTTGTTTTAGCCTCACTCCAGCAATGGAGAAACACTTCGTCACCCTGCTGGAACGTTTGGACATTAACCCCTTGTTTGATCTGGGTAAATTCACACTCAGGTACATTTTGGGGGCGCGACTTGGAAACAACAATATAGGAAAATCCCTGCTCACTGAGCATATCCAGATTTTCCTGGGAGGCGATGCCGGCATCCATGACCACAGTCGGCTTACTCAGAGGTAAGGCAGGGCTACAACCTTGTACCTGCCCATGAATGCTCTGCACCATCTCCTTGAGGGTGGATGGCTCACTGACATTACCGTCAAGAGTCTGGCTCAGCTTGAGAAATCCGTTTTCGTCCAGGACACATCCCAAAGTGACTTGGGGGCGATCATTTCGTTTTTGTTTGGATTTGCCCCGCTTAGCTTTGGCGCAGTTGGGCACGTCACCTTCAAAATAGGTATTGGTTAGATCTGGTCCGGGTTACAGTTTTGTTGGACACTGATTTGGGACAATGGCCCCACCGCCCCAAACCCAAGAAGATGTCCTGGGTGGATAGCTATATTAACACCTTATATTAATTCAAGATATGCTGAAATATAACAATTGGGGAATGGCAGTGGACAAATGGGGCAATAGTCAGCTTTATCTTTATGTTTCTGTAATTATTAGTTGAAATAAGATAGCCAATAAAAAGCAAATGACATCTAAAGCTGCGGAAAAAACCTGAAACAGGATCCTCGCCAGTGGGAAAATGGGTTAATAGCTTCGTTAAGACACTGTCTTAATTGAGAATATGCTAGAAAGTGGTAAATTGGGTTAATTCAAAAAGTGGGAAAATGGGTTAATAGCTACAGTAACGCATTGTATTAATTCAAGATATGCTGAAATATAACAATTGGGGAATGGCAGTGGACAAATGGGGGACCCCATGTGTCAGGCTAGTTGTCGCTTCGGGGCGCTATCGGGATTTCCGGCCCTCCGGGAGGCCCTAGGGCCTCCCGGAGGGAGCGCCTCACCTTTTTGTGCTTAATTTTGCAAAAAATACAAGGGGCTTGGAGTTTTTGATATGCCTCCTCATCTTCCCAAGCAAATGAAAGAAGCAGCGGTGCATCAAGCGTTGACGGGACACAGCACCACAAAGCAAATTGCAAAGGAGTACGGAGTCGGGCTTTCCTCTCTAAATCGCTGGATCAAAAATGCAAAAAACTCAGGAGCCCCTGGCATGGCCCAGAAAGAAAAACGCCCCAAAGATTGGACCAGGGAAGAGCGACTCAATGCCCTTCTCGAAGCGGCTAAGCTCTCTGATGAAGAACTTGGGGCGTGGTGTAGGCAAAAAGGACTACACACCCACCATCTGGAAAAATGGCGCAAAGAACTTGCCCAAGAACAACCTAGCGCCGAAAAGACAACATCCAAACAACTGAAAAAAGAGATCAAAGAACTCAAAAGCGAATTAAATCGAAAAGATAAGGCCCTTGCTGAAACCAGCGCCTTGTTGGTGCTGAAAAAAAAAGCCGATGCAATCTGGGGGGACAAAGAGGACGATTGATACCCCCTGAAATGAAGAAGTATGCGATTACCTTGATAGACGAGGCTTGTAGGGCTGGAGCCAGAATGAAAAAAGCCTGTGAAATATTAGGCATTTCAGTCAGATCTCTCCAGCGCTGGCGGCAGCCTGAAACAATCGAGGACAAGCGTAAAGGCTCCAGTATATTCCCAAGCAATAAGATCAGCGAAATAGAGCGGCAAAGGATCTTAAAAGTTCTGAGCAGTGCAGAATTCAGGGATAAAACACCTCACCAGATTGTTGCCGAGTTGGCGGATCAAGGAAAATACCTTGCTTCTGAGGCCTCCATGTACCGCATATTAAAAGAAGTCGGCCAAAATACACATAGGCAAGACTCAAGCCCCAAGAAGCATCAAAAGCCAACAGAGCTTGTTGCTACAGATGCTAATCAGATCTGGACTTGGGACATCACGTATTTACCAAGTGCAACCAAGGGCAGCTTTTTCTATCTCTACATGGTCATGGACCTTTACAGCAGAAAAGTCGTAGCTTGGCAGGTGCATGACAGAGAGGATGCGACACTTGCTAGCGAAGTGATCCGCGAAGCTTGCTACCAGGAAGGCGTGGCCCGGGAACAGCTTGTTCTGCACTCGGACAACGGCTCGCCCATGAAAGGAGCCACGATGTTGGCCACCTTGCAGCAACTGGGCGTCATGCCCTCGTTTTCCAGGCCCCACGTTAGCAATGACAACCCCTATTCGGAATCTTTGTTCAAGACCCTGAAATACCGCCCTTGGTATCCCCACAGGCCGTTTCAATGCGTGAGCGAGGCCAGAGAATGGGTGGAAGGCTTTGTGCAGTGGTATAACTTTGAACACCGGCACAGTAAGCTGGAATATGTCACTCCAAACGAGCGGCATACAGGGCAGGACAAAGACATTCTGGCCAATCGTCGGGCCGTATATCAAAGAGCAAGGCAAAAACAGCCTGAGAGGTGGTCTGGACAGACCAGGCAATGGGCTACGACGGCAGCGGTCACCCTAAATAAACACAGAACCTCTAAAGCGGAAAAGTCTGCAGCCTAGAAGCGACAACTTCCTTGAAATTTACCGGGGAACAGTGCACTTTAAGAAGCTGAAATAAATTCTTAT contains the following coding sequences:
- a CDS encoding tyrosine-type recombinase/integrase, coding for MSIAPAVPQSSPAIFQTGKLKIKYLMPDELQRLTDTWRKWFDASPTPTKRRIRGRHWLIFLTLRHTGARLGEVLQIRDDFDINTRESEIRVTTLKRGTGEKRLVPVVPELISEIASYLMDYPEIRGKLFSLDASNFRKRFYDLADQAGMLEEEYMDGRRELFPHPHTLRHTRAMELLSAGVPVTAVQDLLGHSSLLTTAQYLRLSGQDVKNTLRSRGL
- a CDS encoding double zinc ribbon domain-containing protein, yielding MGHFIFIMLHLIAVLFGFVFLIITIPLHLIYSSTNKFTKAKNSAFDYSSNNGVYAECPFCKQKINKDASKCPYCQEWVINDGQKPKIVDSRGRRVKVCPHCGRKNKDDDYICMSCSKPI
- a CDS encoding IS3 family transposase (programmed frameshift); the encoded protein is MPPHLPKQMKEAAVHQALTGHSTTKQIAKEYGVGLSSLNRWIKNAKNSGAPGMAQKEKRPKDWTREERLNALLEAAKLSDEELGAWCRQKGLHTHHLEKWRKELAQEQPSAEKTTSKQLKKEIKELKSELNRKDKALAETSALLVLKKKSRCNLGGQRGRLIPPEMKKYAITLIDEACRAGARMKKACEILGISVRSLQRWRQPETIEDKRKGSSIFPSNKISEIERQRILKVLSSAEFRDKTPHQIVAELADQGKYLASEASMYRILKEVGQNTHRQDSSPKKHQKPTELVATDANQIWTWDITYLPSATKGSFFYLYMVMDLYSRKVVAWQVHDREDATLASEVIREACYQEGVAREQLVLHSDNGSPMKGATMLATLQQLGVMPSFSRPHVSNDNPYSESLFKTLKYRPWYPHRPFQCVSEAREWVEGFVQWYNFEHRHSKLEYVTPNERHTGQDKDILANRRAVYQRARQKQPERWSGQTRQWATTAAVTLNKHRTSKAEKSAA